A genome region from Manis javanica isolate MJ-LG chromosome 3, MJ_LKY, whole genome shotgun sequence includes the following:
- the VWA5B2 gene encoding von Willebrand factor A domain-containing protein 5B2 isoform X3 has product MKGRPFRAGAGPAPAGPTPLRGHRAAAAGVRSWCPPGTRTACVPGCGGGSIHPGAIVVPRTPQRRRRGIMPGLYCPSSWTPLPLTDSWVRACANGPCLSLRARLTYHNPQPQPVDGVFVYPLAEAEVVSGFEAEAAGRRVSFQLQSRRRSQASCCTALGPALGASMPRRCARGHLVLDLAQARSTLVLPTGLIAAAGTMTVTLCSSRELPSRPDGVLRVALPSVLTPLAPPGPPGPPRPPGLCDDRLGLCPTSCFGVGSPQEEGLTWEEPAAPQDVFSGPARCPAPYTFSFEMLVTGPCLLAGLESPSHALRADAPPHASSAATICVTLAEGHRCDRVLEILLHPSEPHQPHLMLEAGSLSSAEYEAQVRARRDFQRLQRRDNDGDQQVWFLQRRFHKDILLNPVLVLSFCPDLSSKPGHLGTATRELLFLLDGSSVAHKDAIVLAVKSLPPQTLINLAMFGTSVQPLFSESQPCNDDTMQQICESVEALPAAGSPPDVLAALDWAMGQPQHKAHPRQLFLLTAASPMATVTHQTLDLMRWHRGAARCFSFGLGPACPQLLQGLSALSRGQAYFLRPGERLQPMLVQALRKALEPALSDVSVDWFVPDAVEALLTPREIPALYPGDQLLGYCSLFRVDGFRPRPPGGQEPGWQSLGGSVFPSPEEVLSATSPGTEPTGTLEPLGTTTVSAELSSPWAVGDSEQNECPAGADALTDLVTDPGPNLSSDTAIWHRIFQSSYIREQYVLTHCSASPEPGPGSTGSSKSPGSQGPGSSEGSIPLDPPSQQGCRSLAWGEPAGSRSCPLPPPPLAPVKTGALSAEVLGRRRRAALAGRSLSSPPGRVYPVPGHSQHPSLGTGPNGPGPESGQQRGQGLDNSGNLLSPAPMDWDMLMEPPFLFTAVPPNGELAPPAVPPPPQAPHCHVVIRALCGEQPMCWEVGIGLETLWGSEEDGSLPLSPTEREGAWDQALHRLTAASVVRDNEQLALRRGTETMAGQGRARRSWLRALQTSKVSSAPSCFTYPVAVDATTREVLPSALQVRSSEPVEPPSTLPASQGHLDTVALPTVVHSKGLQAGSLAGGWNLDQNSNSKSATGNLAAPTRSPHCLPLQPPSRLSLGSGAARGPECHRLRNPGRASDSNSEGSNHDYLPLVRLQEAPGSFRLDAPFCAAVHIPQERLCRASPFAVHRASLSPTSASSPWALLGQGVGQGNSTTASCSPSHSSGSEGLGQVDSGWGSDTEASERGDGPASADLRGRTWATAVALAWLEHRCAAAFGEWELAAAKADCWLQAQHLPDGLDLAALKAAARGLFLLLRHWDQNLQLHLLCYSPANV; this is encoded by the exons ATGAAGGGGCGGCCTTTCCGAGCGGGGGCGGGACCAGCACCCGCCGGGCCGACGCCCCTGCGAGGACACAGAGCGGCTGCAGCTGGAGTCCGGAGCTGGTGCCCGCCAGGTACAAGGACTGCCTGCGTCCCGGGGTGCGGAGGCGGCAGCATCCATCCTGGTGCCATCGTGGTGCCCAGAACTCCGCAGAGGAGGCGACG gggTATCATGCCCGGCCTGTACTGCCCCTCCAGCTGGACGCCGCTGCCCCTCACGGACTCTTGGGTCCGGGCCTGCGCCAACGGCCCCTGCCTCAGCCTGCGGGCCCGGCTCACCTACCACAACCCGCAACCACAGCCTGTGGACG GCGTGTTCGTGTACCCACTAGCGGAGGCCGAAGTGGTATCGGGCTTCGAAGCGGAGGCAGCTGGACGTCGCGTCTCCTTCCAGCTGCAGAGTCGCCGCCGCTCTCAGGCCTCTTGCTGCACCGCGCTGGGCCCGGCGCTGGGGGCCTCAATGCCGCGCCGCTGTGCGCGGG GTCATCTTGTGCTGGATCTGGCCCAGGCCCGGTCCACACTGGTGCTGCCCACTGGCCTCATCGCTGCAGCTGGCACCATGACAGTGACCCTGTGCAGCAGCCGGGAGTTGCCCTCAAGGCCTGATGGGGTACTGCGCGTGGCTCTGCCCTCTGTGCTCACCCCACTGGCCCCACCAGGCCCACCGGGGCCCCCCAGGCCTCCGGGGCTCTGTGACGACAGGTTGGGCCTATG CCCCACCAGCTGCTTCGGGGTGGGCAGCCCTCAGGAGGAAGGGCTGACCTGGGAGGAGCCAGCTGCCCCTCAGGATGTGTTCTCAGGCCCTGCCCGCTGCCCCGCCCCATACACCTTCTCCTTCGAGATGCTGGTGACTGGGCCATGCCTGCTGGCAG GCCTAGAAAGCCCCTCTCATGCTTTGCGGGCAGACGCACCCCCTCATGCAAGCTCTGCAGCCACCATCTGCGTCACACTAGCAGAGGGCCACCGCTGTGACCGGGTCTTGGAGATCCTGCTGCACCCCAGTG AACCCCACCAGCCGCACCTGatgctggaggctggaagtctgagttCAGCAGAATACGAGGCCCAGGTGAGGGCCCGCCGGGATTTCCAGAGGTTGCAGCGAAGGGACAATGATGGAGACCAGCAG GTGTGGTTCCTGCAGCGACGCTTCCACAAGGACATCCTGCTGAACCCTGTGCTGGTGCTGAGCTTCTGCCCAGACCTGAGCTCCAAGCCTGGACACCTGGGCACAGCTACACGGGAGCTCCTCTTCCTGTTGGATGGCAGCAGTGTAGCACACAAG GATGCCATAGTTTTGGCTGTGAAGTCACTCCCACCCCAGACGCTCATCAACCTGGCCATGTTTGGCACATCCGTGCAGCCCCTCTTCTCAGAGAGCCAGCCTTGCAATGAT GACACCATGCAGCAGATCTGTGAGAGTGTTGAGGCCCTGCCAGCTGCAGGCAGTCCGCCAGACGTGCTGGCTGCTCTGGACTGGGCCATGGGGCAGCCCCAGCACAAGGCCCACCCCCGGCAGCTGTTCCTGCTCACTGCTGCCTCACCCATGGCCACTGTTACACACCAAACTCTGGATCTCATGAGGTGGCACAGGGGGGCAGCCAG GTGCTTCTCCTTTGGGCTAGGGCCTGCCTGCCCCCAGCTGCTCCAGGGTCTGTCTGCCCTCAGTAGGGGCCAGGCCTACTTCCTGAGGCCTGGGGAGAGACTGCAGCCCATG CTGGTGCAGGCTCTGCGCAAGGCCCTGGAGCCCGCTTTGAGCGACGTCTCTGTGGACTGGTTTGTGCCTGATGCGGTGGAGGCACTGCTGACTCCCCGGGAGATCCCAGCACTCTACCCTGGGGACCAGCTGCTCGGTTACTGCTCACTCTTCAGGGTGGATGGCTTCCGGCCACGTCCCCCAGGG GGTCAAGAACCTGGCTGGCAGAGCTTGGGTGGCTCTGTGTTCCCATCCCCAGAGGAAGTGCTATCTGCCACCAGTCCTGGCACTGAGCCCACTGGCACCTTGGAGCCTCTGGGAACAACCACTGTGTCAGCGGAGCTGTCCAGCCCATGGGCTGTTGGGGACTCAGAGCAGAATGAGTGCCCAG CAGGTGCTGATGCTCTGACAGACCTAGTCACAGATCCTGGACCCAACCTCTCCTCTGACACAGCCATATGGCACCGCATCTTTCAGTCCTCATACATCCGCGAGCAGTATGTGCTCACCCACTGCTCTGCCAGCCCTGAGCCAGGTCCAGGTTCTACAGGGAGCAGCAAGTCCCCTGGCTCCCAGGGCCCTGGGTCCTCCGAGGGCAGTATTCCCCTGGATCCCCCTTCTCAGCAGGGCTGCCgcagcctggcctggggagaACCTGCAGGCTCCCgctcctgccccctgcctccacccccactggCTCCAGTCAAG ACTGGAGCCTTGAGTGCTGAGGTGCTGGGTCGTCGACGCAGAGCAGCTTTGGCTGGCCGAAGCCTCTCATCGCCCCCAGGTCGGGTATACCCAGTCCCTGGCCACTCCCAGCACCCCTCTCTTGGGACAGGACCAAATGGGCCAGGCCCTGAGTCAGGGCAGCAGCGGGGACAGGGCCTGGACAACTCAG GAAACCTGCTCTCCCCAGCCCCCATGGATTGGGACATGTTAATGGAACCACCCTTCTTGTTCACGGCTGTGCCCCCCAATGGGGAGTTAGCCCCTCCAGCAGTGCCACCACCTCCCCAGGCTCCACACTGCCATGTGGTGATCCGGGCCCTGTGTGGGGAGCAGCCTATGTGCTGGGAGGTGGGCATTGGGCTAGAGACACTCTGGGGGTCTGAGGAAGATGGCTCACTGCCTCTATCACCCACTGAAAGAGAAGGTGCTTGGGACCAAGCACTCCATCGGCTGACAGCAGCCTCTGTGGTCCGGGACAATGAGCAGCTGGCTCTCCGAAGAGGGACAGAGACCATGGCTGGCCAGG GCCGTGCCCGGAGGTCCTGGCTCCGAGCCCTTCAGACAAGCAAGGTCAGCTCTGCCCCCTCCTGCTTCACCTATCCTGTAGCTGTGGATGCTACCACTAGGGAAGTCTTGCCTTCCGCCCTGCAGGTGCGGAGCTCAG AGCCAGTCGAGCCCCCAAGCACTCTTCCTGCCTCTCAGGGCCATTTAGATACAGTGGCTCTGCCCACAGTTGTCCACTCTAAAG GACTTCAGGCAGGCTCTCTGGCAGGTGGCTGGAACCTGGACCAAAATAGCAACTCCAAGTCTGCTACAGGGAATCTTGCAGCCCCCACCAGAAGTCCTCATTGCCTGCCCCTGCAGCCTCCCTCTAGGCTCAGCCTGGGCAGTGGTGCAGCCAGAGGTCCAGAGTGCCACAGACTCCGCAACCCAGGCCGGGCCAGTGACAGCAACAGTGAAGGCAGCAACCATGACTACCTGCCCTTG GTGCGGCTGCAGGAGGCACCTGGCTCCTTCCGTCTGGACGCACCCTTTTGTGCAGCAGTGCACATCCCACAGGAGCGTCTGTGCCGAGCCTCACCCTTTGCTGTGCACCGTGCCAGCCTCAGCCCCACCTCAGCCTCATCTCCCTGGGCACTTCTGGGCCAGGGTGTTGGCCAGGGCAACAGCACCACGGCCTCCTGCAGTCCATCTCACAGCTCGGGTTCTGAGGGTCTGGGCCAGGTGGACAGTGGGTGGGGTTCAGACACGGAGGCCTCAGAGAGGGGAGATGGGCCAGCCAGCGCTGATCTGCGGGGCCGGACCTGGGCCACAGCTGTGGCACTGGCATGGCTGGAGCACCGCTGTGCTGCTGCCTTTGGAGAGTGGGAACTGGCAGCAGCTAAGGCTGACTGCTGGCTACAGGCCCAGCACCTGCCCGATGGCCTTGATCTGGCTGCCCTCAAGGCTGCAGCCCGGGGTCTCTTCTTGCTGTTACGCCACTGGGACCAAAATCTGCAGCTACACCTGCTGTGCTACAGCCCGGCAAATGTGTAA
- the VWA5B2 gene encoding von Willebrand factor A domain-containing protein 5B2 isoform X1 — MKGRPFRAGAGPAPAGPTPLRGHRAAAAGVRSWCPPGTRTACVPGCGGGSIHPGAIVVPRTPQRRRRGIMPGLYCPSSWTPLPLTDSWVRACANGPCLSLRARLTYHNPQPQPVDGVFVYPLAEAEVVSGFEAEAAGRRVSFQLQSRRRSQASCCTALGPALGASMPRRCARGHLVLDLAQARSTLVLPTGLIAAAGTMTVTLCSSRELPSRPDGVLRVALPSVLTPLAPPGPPGPPRPPGLCDDRLGLCPTSCFGVGSPQEEGLTWEEPAAPQDVFSGPARCPAPYTFSFEMLVTGPCLLAGLESPSHALRADAPPHASSAATICVTLAEGHRCDRVLEILLHPSEPHQPHLMLEAGSLSSAEYEAQVRARRDFQRLQRRDNDGDQQVWFLQRRFHKDILLNPVLVLSFCPDLSSKPGHLGTATRELLFLLDGSSVAHKDAIVLAVKSLPPQTLINLAMFGTSVQPLFSESQPCNDDTMQQICESVEALPAAGSPPDVLAALDWAMGQPQHKAHPRQLFLLTAASPMATVTHQTLDLMRWHRGAARCFSFGLGPACPQLLQGLSALSRGQAYFLRPGERLQPMLVQALRKALEPALSDVSVDWFVPDAVEALLTPREIPALYPGDQLLGYCSLFRVDGFRPRPPGGQEPGWQSLGGSVFPSPEEVLSATSPGTEPTGTLEPLGTTTVSAELSSPWAVGDSEQNECPGTRVAVLEEEWAVGETGLGSILLLPAGADALTDLVTDPGPNLSSDTAIWHRIFQSSYIREQYVLTHCSASPEPGPGSTGSSKSPGSQGPGSSEGSIPLDPPSQQGCRSLAWGEPAGSRSCPLPPPPLAPVKTGALSAEVLGRRRRAALAGRSLSSPPGRVYPVPGHSQHPSLGTGPNGPGPESGQQRGQGLDNSGNLLSPAPMDWDMLMEPPFLFTAVPPNGELAPPAVPPPPQAPHCHVVIRALCGEQPMCWEVGIGLETLWGSEEDGSLPLSPTEREGAWDQALHRLTAASVVRDNEQLALRRGTETMAGQGRARRSWLRALQTSKVSSAPSCFTYPVAVDATTREVLPSALQVRSSEPVEPPSTLPASQGHLDTVALPTVVHSKGLQAGSLAGGWNLDQNSNSKSATGNLAAPTRSPHCLPLQPPSRLSLGSGAARGPECHRLRNPGRASDSNSEGSNHDYLPLVRLQEAPGSFRLDAPFCAAVHIPQERLCRASPFAVHRASLSPTSASSPWALLGQGVGQGNSTTASCSPSHSSGSEGLGQVDSGWGSDTEASERGDGPASADLRGRTWATAVALAWLEHRCAAAFGEWELAAAKADCWLQAQHLPDGLDLAALKAAARGLFLLLRHWDQNLQLHLLCYSPANV; from the exons ATGAAGGGGCGGCCTTTCCGAGCGGGGGCGGGACCAGCACCCGCCGGGCCGACGCCCCTGCGAGGACACAGAGCGGCTGCAGCTGGAGTCCGGAGCTGGTGCCCGCCAGGTACAAGGACTGCCTGCGTCCCGGGGTGCGGAGGCGGCAGCATCCATCCTGGTGCCATCGTGGTGCCCAGAACTCCGCAGAGGAGGCGACG gggTATCATGCCCGGCCTGTACTGCCCCTCCAGCTGGACGCCGCTGCCCCTCACGGACTCTTGGGTCCGGGCCTGCGCCAACGGCCCCTGCCTCAGCCTGCGGGCCCGGCTCACCTACCACAACCCGCAACCACAGCCTGTGGACG GCGTGTTCGTGTACCCACTAGCGGAGGCCGAAGTGGTATCGGGCTTCGAAGCGGAGGCAGCTGGACGTCGCGTCTCCTTCCAGCTGCAGAGTCGCCGCCGCTCTCAGGCCTCTTGCTGCACCGCGCTGGGCCCGGCGCTGGGGGCCTCAATGCCGCGCCGCTGTGCGCGGG GTCATCTTGTGCTGGATCTGGCCCAGGCCCGGTCCACACTGGTGCTGCCCACTGGCCTCATCGCTGCAGCTGGCACCATGACAGTGACCCTGTGCAGCAGCCGGGAGTTGCCCTCAAGGCCTGATGGGGTACTGCGCGTGGCTCTGCCCTCTGTGCTCACCCCACTGGCCCCACCAGGCCCACCGGGGCCCCCCAGGCCTCCGGGGCTCTGTGACGACAGGTTGGGCCTATG CCCCACCAGCTGCTTCGGGGTGGGCAGCCCTCAGGAGGAAGGGCTGACCTGGGAGGAGCCAGCTGCCCCTCAGGATGTGTTCTCAGGCCCTGCCCGCTGCCCCGCCCCATACACCTTCTCCTTCGAGATGCTGGTGACTGGGCCATGCCTGCTGGCAG GCCTAGAAAGCCCCTCTCATGCTTTGCGGGCAGACGCACCCCCTCATGCAAGCTCTGCAGCCACCATCTGCGTCACACTAGCAGAGGGCCACCGCTGTGACCGGGTCTTGGAGATCCTGCTGCACCCCAGTG AACCCCACCAGCCGCACCTGatgctggaggctggaagtctgagttCAGCAGAATACGAGGCCCAGGTGAGGGCCCGCCGGGATTTCCAGAGGTTGCAGCGAAGGGACAATGATGGAGACCAGCAG GTGTGGTTCCTGCAGCGACGCTTCCACAAGGACATCCTGCTGAACCCTGTGCTGGTGCTGAGCTTCTGCCCAGACCTGAGCTCCAAGCCTGGACACCTGGGCACAGCTACACGGGAGCTCCTCTTCCTGTTGGATGGCAGCAGTGTAGCACACAAG GATGCCATAGTTTTGGCTGTGAAGTCACTCCCACCCCAGACGCTCATCAACCTGGCCATGTTTGGCACATCCGTGCAGCCCCTCTTCTCAGAGAGCCAGCCTTGCAATGAT GACACCATGCAGCAGATCTGTGAGAGTGTTGAGGCCCTGCCAGCTGCAGGCAGTCCGCCAGACGTGCTGGCTGCTCTGGACTGGGCCATGGGGCAGCCCCAGCACAAGGCCCACCCCCGGCAGCTGTTCCTGCTCACTGCTGCCTCACCCATGGCCACTGTTACACACCAAACTCTGGATCTCATGAGGTGGCACAGGGGGGCAGCCAG GTGCTTCTCCTTTGGGCTAGGGCCTGCCTGCCCCCAGCTGCTCCAGGGTCTGTCTGCCCTCAGTAGGGGCCAGGCCTACTTCCTGAGGCCTGGGGAGAGACTGCAGCCCATG CTGGTGCAGGCTCTGCGCAAGGCCCTGGAGCCCGCTTTGAGCGACGTCTCTGTGGACTGGTTTGTGCCTGATGCGGTGGAGGCACTGCTGACTCCCCGGGAGATCCCAGCACTCTACCCTGGGGACCAGCTGCTCGGTTACTGCTCACTCTTCAGGGTGGATGGCTTCCGGCCACGTCCCCCAGGG GGTCAAGAACCTGGCTGGCAGAGCTTGGGTGGCTCTGTGTTCCCATCCCCAGAGGAAGTGCTATCTGCCACCAGTCCTGGCACTGAGCCCACTGGCACCTTGGAGCCTCTGGGAACAACCACTGTGTCAGCGGAGCTGTCCAGCCCATGGGCTGTTGGGGACTCAGAGCAGAATGAGTGCCCAGGTACACGTGTGGCTGTGTTGGAGGAGGAGTGGGCAGTGGGGGAAACGGGACTGGGATCCATTCTCCTGCTCCCAGCAGGTGCTGATGCTCTGACAGACCTAGTCACAGATCCTGGACCCAACCTCTCCTCTGACACAGCCATATGGCACCGCATCTTTCAGTCCTCATACATCCGCGAGCAGTATGTGCTCACCCACTGCTCTGCCAGCCCTGAGCCAGGTCCAGGTTCTACAGGGAGCAGCAAGTCCCCTGGCTCCCAGGGCCCTGGGTCCTCCGAGGGCAGTATTCCCCTGGATCCCCCTTCTCAGCAGGGCTGCCgcagcctggcctggggagaACCTGCAGGCTCCCgctcctgccccctgcctccacccccactggCTCCAGTCAAG ACTGGAGCCTTGAGTGCTGAGGTGCTGGGTCGTCGACGCAGAGCAGCTTTGGCTGGCCGAAGCCTCTCATCGCCCCCAGGTCGGGTATACCCAGTCCCTGGCCACTCCCAGCACCCCTCTCTTGGGACAGGACCAAATGGGCCAGGCCCTGAGTCAGGGCAGCAGCGGGGACAGGGCCTGGACAACTCAG GAAACCTGCTCTCCCCAGCCCCCATGGATTGGGACATGTTAATGGAACCACCCTTCTTGTTCACGGCTGTGCCCCCCAATGGGGAGTTAGCCCCTCCAGCAGTGCCACCACCTCCCCAGGCTCCACACTGCCATGTGGTGATCCGGGCCCTGTGTGGGGAGCAGCCTATGTGCTGGGAGGTGGGCATTGGGCTAGAGACACTCTGGGGGTCTGAGGAAGATGGCTCACTGCCTCTATCACCCACTGAAAGAGAAGGTGCTTGGGACCAAGCACTCCATCGGCTGACAGCAGCCTCTGTGGTCCGGGACAATGAGCAGCTGGCTCTCCGAAGAGGGACAGAGACCATGGCTGGCCAGG GCCGTGCCCGGAGGTCCTGGCTCCGAGCCCTTCAGACAAGCAAGGTCAGCTCTGCCCCCTCCTGCTTCACCTATCCTGTAGCTGTGGATGCTACCACTAGGGAAGTCTTGCCTTCCGCCCTGCAGGTGCGGAGCTCAG AGCCAGTCGAGCCCCCAAGCACTCTTCCTGCCTCTCAGGGCCATTTAGATACAGTGGCTCTGCCCACAGTTGTCCACTCTAAAG GACTTCAGGCAGGCTCTCTGGCAGGTGGCTGGAACCTGGACCAAAATAGCAACTCCAAGTCTGCTACAGGGAATCTTGCAGCCCCCACCAGAAGTCCTCATTGCCTGCCCCTGCAGCCTCCCTCTAGGCTCAGCCTGGGCAGTGGTGCAGCCAGAGGTCCAGAGTGCCACAGACTCCGCAACCCAGGCCGGGCCAGTGACAGCAACAGTGAAGGCAGCAACCATGACTACCTGCCCTTG GTGCGGCTGCAGGAGGCACCTGGCTCCTTCCGTCTGGACGCACCCTTTTGTGCAGCAGTGCACATCCCACAGGAGCGTCTGTGCCGAGCCTCACCCTTTGCTGTGCACCGTGCCAGCCTCAGCCCCACCTCAGCCTCATCTCCCTGGGCACTTCTGGGCCAGGGTGTTGGCCAGGGCAACAGCACCACGGCCTCCTGCAGTCCATCTCACAGCTCGGGTTCTGAGGGTCTGGGCCAGGTGGACAGTGGGTGGGGTTCAGACACGGAGGCCTCAGAGAGGGGAGATGGGCCAGCCAGCGCTGATCTGCGGGGCCGGACCTGGGCCACAGCTGTGGCACTGGCATGGCTGGAGCACCGCTGTGCTGCTGCCTTTGGAGAGTGGGAACTGGCAGCAGCTAAGGCTGACTGCTGGCTACAGGCCCAGCACCTGCCCGATGGCCTTGATCTGGCTGCCCTCAAGGCTGCAGCCCGGGGTCTCTTCTTGCTGTTACGCCACTGGGACCAAAATCTGCAGCTACACCTGCTGTGCTACAGCCCGGCAAATGTGTAA